One segment of Candidatus Poribacteria bacterium DNA contains the following:
- a CDS encoding dipeptidase yields the protein MEQKNSQTRSDTPISVLHEQSIVIDSHNDAIVAHIRRGNISLADEHCQNPTQPQGTIAYLRGPVPPAEEAIGIQLNIPKMRKGGIDAAFFAVDVTRAWKNHLAYAMDAFGWFDAEITANAADICIARQAKDIRKAKAAGKLAAILAIENSEAVERSLNVLRSLYLLGVRSIGLTHNPNTWASTGNDEEDLGGGLTRFGMALVKEMNELGMLVDVSHISERGFWDVLEISERPVIASHSNCQTLCRHSRNLTNEQLKALAANGGVIGITFVPGFITLDGWTRMPPLAQLLNHFAYAIDIAGIDHVGIGSDFDGGGDLLKDAGEFIKIAEGLSERGYSDADIRKVLGENHLRAFEAACG from the coding sequence ATGGAACAGAAAAACAGTCAGACACGATCAGATACCCCTATCTCGGTACTTCACGAACAATCCATCGTAATTGATTCGCACAATGATGCGATCGTGGCACATATCCGCCGCGGTAATATCAGCCTTGCTGACGAACATTGCCAAAATCCCACACAACCCCAAGGGACTATTGCTTATTTACGAGGTCCAGTCCCACCAGCGGAAGAAGCGATTGGCATCCAACTCAACATCCCGAAAATGCGAAAGGGCGGGATTGATGCCGCTTTTTTTGCTGTTGACGTGACACGCGCATGGAAAAACCACCTCGCTTATGCTATGGATGCTTTCGGGTGGTTCGATGCAGAGATAACAGCTAATGCCGCCGATATCTGCATCGCGCGACAGGCGAAAGATATTCGCAAAGCAAAAGCAGCGGGCAAACTCGCCGCAATCCTTGCGATTGAAAACAGCGAAGCCGTAGAACGAAGCCTAAATGTCCTCCGTTCCCTGTATCTATTGGGAGTTCGCTCAATCGGATTGACCCATAATCCCAATACGTGGGCATCAACAGGAAATGATGAGGAAGATCTCGGCGGCGGCTTGACCCGATTCGGCATGGCATTGGTCAAAGAGATGAACGAATTGGGAATGCTTGTGGATGTTTCCCATATCAGTGAACGCGGGTTTTGGGATGTTCTGGAAATCTCTGAACGTCCTGTCATCGCATCTCATAGCAATTGTCAGACCTTATGTCGCCACTCACGGAACTTAACCAACGAGCAGTTAAAAGCCTTGGCAGCTAATGGTGGTGTTATTGGTATTACCTTTGTGCCGGGGTTTATTACCTTGGACGGCTGGACAAGAATGCCGCCGTTAGCGCAACTCCTTAATCATTTTGCCTACGCAATTGACATCGCAGGCATAGACCATGTTGGCATCGGATCTGATTTTGATGGCGGTGGCGATTTACTCAAAGATGCAGGCGAATTCATTAAAATCGCGGAAGGATTGAGTGAGCGGGGCTATTCCGATGCGGATATCCGAAAAGTGCTCGGCGAAAATCATCTGCGCGCTTTTGAGGCGGCGTGTGGATAG
- the nadD gene encoding nicotinate-nucleotide adenylyltransferase: MLNTTERIAVMGGTFNPIHYAHLLSAEQVRTGLGYDKILFIPSARPPHKVADADIIAPEHRYQMVLLAIAENPNFEVSRIELDREGPSYTIETLKVLEKLYGNTRELGWIIGADSLIEYKIWKNFDEVLARCVMIATTRPSYDLNRVPSEIRNRVTTFPVTGVDISATVIRERIRKRLSIRYLVPETVRSYIYRHKLYH; this comes from the coding sequence ATGCTGAATACTACCGAAAGAATTGCTGTGATGGGTGGAACGTTCAATCCAATCCATTACGCGCACCTGCTAAGTGCTGAACAGGTTCGGACAGGGCTGGGCTACGATAAAATCCTGTTTATCCCTTCTGCGAGACCGCCTCACAAGGTGGCTGATGCTGATATTATCGCACCCGAACACCGGTACCAGATGGTGCTTCTGGCGATCGCAGAAAACCCTAATTTTGAAGTGTCACGCATTGAATTGGATCGGGAAGGTCCGTCATACACGATTGAAACCTTGAAAGTCCTTGAGAAACTTTACGGAAACACCCGTGAACTCGGATGGATTATTGGAGCTGATTCGCTTATTGAGTATAAAATCTGGAAAAACTTTGATGAAGTATTGGCGCGATGCGTTATGATTGCAACAACGCGTCCGAGTTACGATCTGAATCGGGTGCCGTCTGAGATACGCAATCGGGTTACAACCTTTCCAGTAACTGGCGTTGATATATCTGCCACAGTCATTCGTGAACGGATTAGAAAGCGGCTTTCAATTCGGTATCTTGTGCCCGAAACAGTTCGATCGTACATTTATCGCCATAAGTTGTATCATTAA
- a CDS encoding glycosyltransferase family 9 protein, whose protein sequence is MTRFNSLKTPKILLIRLSSLGDIVLTTPAIRAVRANFPTAHIAMLVAKQSADILRENPHLNEIITFDRLAKDKDTGEMWRIIRLLRERKFTLAIDLQRKFRTEIFMYLSGATERVGKGRFCTVRVSEQGNRHATEHYFDLLHAAGIPAADQKLELFLAESERRDAVQRLKTAGTADGRLKIGLFPGAGWKLREWMPERFAAIGDRLVEHFNADVLIFGGQYESELVQTVVNLMETRAIPFAGNLQIRQLAACIEQCDLFVANDTGPMHIAAGVGTRTVSLFGPGNHIRFQPLGIGHQIIRHAVPCSPCKQFTDKCKDNICMKGIGVDEVWHSISRALMENP, encoded by the coding sequence GTGACCAGATTTAATAGTTTAAAAACTCCAAAAATATTGCTCATCCGGCTCAGCTCCCTTGGCGACATTGTACTTACAACACCCGCTATCCGGGCTGTACGCGCCAACTTTCCTACTGCTCACATCGCTATGCTCGTAGCGAAACAATCCGCCGATATCCTTCGTGAAAATCCACATCTCAACGAAATAATTACCTTTGACCGCCTCGCCAAAGACAAAGATACTGGTGAGATGTGGCGGATTATTCGTCTTCTACGCGAACGTAAGTTCACCCTGGCTATTGATCTCCAACGGAAGTTTCGGACGGAGATATTCATGTACCTCAGTGGTGCTACCGAACGGGTCGGAAAAGGGAGGTTTTGCACCGTTCGTGTCTCTGAGCAAGGTAACAGACACGCCACAGAACACTACTTCGACCTGTTGCATGCGGCAGGTATTCCAGCAGCAGATCAGAAGTTAGAACTATTTCTCGCTGAATCTGAACGGAGGGACGCCGTGCAGCGGCTCAAGACTGCAGGCACCGCCGACGGTAGACTAAAAATAGGTCTCTTTCCGGGGGCTGGGTGGAAACTACGGGAATGGATGCCCGAACGTTTTGCTGCCATTGGGGATAGATTGGTAGAACATTTCAACGCGGACGTTCTGATTTTTGGCGGCCAGTACGAATCCGAACTTGTGCAGACTGTTGTGAATCTCATGGAGACGCGGGCAATTCCATTTGCAGGGAATCTTCAGATTAGGCAGTTAGCCGCTTGCATTGAACAGTGCGATCTTTTTGTCGCCAACGACACTGGTCCGATGCACATTGCAGCAGGAGTAGGTACCCGCACTGTATCACTGTTTGGTCCCGGCAATCATATCCGTTTTCAGCCCCTTGGAATCGGACACCAAATCATCCGCCATGCCGTGCCGTGCAGCCCTTGTAAGCAGTTCACAGATAAGTGCAAAGATAACATCTGTATGAAGGGCATTGGTGTAGACGAGGTATGGCATTCTATCTCTCGCGCGCTTATGGAAAATCCGTAA
- the thiI gene encoding tRNA 4-thiouridine(8) synthase ThiI, with protein sequence MEELFSVHYAEVGLKGKNRIFFEKRLVSNIKIALRGTGYAKVERLHDRILVRLEKNADVAQIKKRLQQVMGIAYFELACATERDMTAIKETALQQIQGRTYKSLKVETRRTDKTFPLTSPQISAEVGGHLIEKTGAKADMHNPDLICWIKITQKNAYISTEKIQGIGGLPVGVSGKVLVMLSGGIDSPVAAWQMIKRGAKAVFIHFYSYPYTDKASLEKVIELAQILAVSNYRSLVYLVPFAELQQTIVTQTPAPFRVLLYRRMMTRIAERVATLVNAEALVTGESLAQVASQTLTNLRTIEAIADIPILRPLIGEDKAEIIEKAQQIGTFDISTRPHQDCCSLFVPKHPATRASLAELADVESNLDIDALVETALNNLEKIEVSNEEASPRHNH encoded by the coding sequence ATGGAAGAATTATTTAGCGTTCACTACGCCGAAGTTGGGCTCAAAGGGAAAAACAGGATATTTTTTGAAAAACGACTGGTAAGTAATATCAAGATTGCCCTGCGCGGCACCGGCTATGCAAAGGTAGAACGACTTCACGATAGAATTCTCGTACGACTCGAAAAAAACGCCGATGTCGCTCAAATTAAGAAACGTCTACAACAGGTCATGGGGATCGCCTATTTTGAACTCGCGTGCGCTACGGAGAGAGATATGACGGCTATCAAAGAGACCGCCCTGCAGCAAATTCAGGGAAGAACTTACAAGTCTCTTAAGGTCGAAACAAGACGAACTGACAAAACTTTTCCGCTAACGTCGCCGCAAATTAGTGCTGAGGTTGGCGGACATCTCATTGAAAAGACCGGTGCGAAAGCAGATATGCATAACCCGGACCTCATCTGTTGGATTAAAATAACACAGAAAAATGCCTATATCTCTACAGAAAAGATCCAAGGTATTGGTGGACTGCCTGTTGGTGTGAGCGGTAAGGTGTTGGTAATGTTGTCTGGGGGGATTGATTCTCCTGTTGCTGCATGGCAAATGATAAAGCGCGGTGCGAAAGCCGTTTTTATTCACTTTTATAGCTACCCATATACCGATAAAGCGTCTCTGGAGAAAGTGATTGAACTCGCTCAGATTTTGGCAGTTTCAAACTATCGAAGTCTGGTTTATCTCGTTCCGTTTGCTGAACTCCAGCAGACTATTGTTACACAGACACCGGCACCGTTCCGCGTTTTGTTGTACCGGCGGATGATGACGCGCATCGCAGAACGAGTGGCGACTTTGGTAAACGCCGAGGCACTTGTTACAGGTGAGAGCCTCGCACAGGTCGCTTCGCAGACGCTAACGAATCTTCGGACCATCGAAGCGATTGCTGATATCCCGATTCTGCGACCCCTTATTGGCGAGGATAAGGCTGAAATTATTGAAAAGGCACAACAGATTGGTACTTTTGACATATCCACACGTCCACACCAAGATTGTTGTTCTCTCTTCGTGCCTAAACATCCAGCAACACGTGCTTCACTCGCTGAGTTAGCAGACGTAGAATCAAACTTAGATATAGACGCATTGGTCGAAACAGCATTGAATAATCTCGAAAAAATCGAGGTCTCCAACGAGGAAGCATCGCCCAGACATAATCACTAA
- a CDS encoding Stp1/IreP family PP2C-type Ser/Thr phosphatase, with product MQFAAKTDTGRLRDRNEDLYYFDTQLQLFAIADGMSGHERGDLASKLALDVIEQWGQAQASPHSDFGPMKRLGVLSELAEEANQRIYTAAKNGGTARGMGTTLIAGFVTFSYLAYVHVGDSRLYVLRDGNLTQITTDDSFVQKMVEQGEITPEEGRVHEKRNIITQAIGLRPTVTVNADAYPLVPGDIVVACTDGLHDLIVDDQEIADIIVSAANLEEACDNLVNTALDYGGTDNVTVLLVSID from the coding sequence ATGCAATTTGCAGCAAAAACGGACACAGGTAGACTTCGTGACAGAAACGAAGACCTATACTACTTTGATACGCAGCTCCAGTTGTTTGCTATCGCCGACGGTATGAGTGGTCACGAACGAGGTGACCTGGCAAGTAAGCTCGCGCTTGATGTTATCGAACAATGGGGACAAGCACAAGCATCTCCACATAGCGATTTTGGGCCAATGAAACGGCTTGGTGTCTTGAGCGAACTTGCTGAGGAAGCGAATCAACGCATTTATACTGCCGCCAAAAACGGTGGTACAGCCCGCGGTATGGGCACAACTCTCATCGCTGGCTTTGTTACCTTTAGTTACCTTGCTTATGTCCACGTCGGTGATAGTCGACTCTACGTTTTGCGCGATGGAAACCTCACACAGATAACGACAGACGACTCTTTCGTCCAAAAAATGGTCGAACAAGGCGAAATAACGCCCGAAGAGGGCCGCGTCCATGAGAAGCGAAACATTATTACACAGGCGATTGGACTCAGGCCAACAGTCACTGTCAACGCGGATGCCTATCCGCTCGTCCCTGGTGACATCGTTGTCGCTTGTACAGATGGTTTGCACGATTTAATTGTGGACGACCAAGAAATCGCTGACATTATCGTATCTGCCGCCAATCTCGAAGAAGCGTGCGATAACCTTGTCAATACAGCTCTCGACTACGGCGGCACCGACAACGTCACAGTACTTCTTGTAAGCATCGATTAA
- a CDS encoding SIS domain-containing protein, which yields MSNSHLRYLHTAQEVLKQIEATQTEAIAQVSEMCAETIAADGLVYLFGSGHSRMAVEEMFPRYGSFPGFFPIVELAVTYHNQVVGCNGQRQALFLENISGYAEVILRNFTFGPHDCMIVFSNSGTNILPIEMAVGAKAQDLPVIAVSSIAHSRSSTSKHPSGKRLFEIADLTIDNCNPPGDAVVEIPNLAYPVGPTSSIGTLTIVNAMKCQVAELLTARAKPPVVLTGAHFLGLEESAKQIERAYDDYKARAQRS from the coding sequence ATGAGCAATTCTCATCTACGTTATCTACACACTGCACAAGAGGTTCTGAAACAGATTGAGGCTACACAAACCGAGGCAATCGCACAAGTATCTGAGATGTGCGCCGAGACAATAGCAGCGGATGGGCTCGTCTACCTATTTGGTTCTGGGCATTCCCGCATGGCTGTTGAAGAGATGTTCCCACGCTACGGAAGTTTTCCCGGATTTTTTCCTATCGTCGAATTAGCGGTCACATATCACAATCAAGTTGTCGGATGCAACGGTCAACGCCAGGCTCTCTTTTTGGAAAACATTTCGGGGTACGCAGAAGTAATCTTACGGAACTTCACCTTCGGTCCCCACGACTGTATGATAGTGTTTTCCAATTCTGGAACAAATATTCTCCCTATTGAAATGGCGGTGGGTGCTAAGGCGCAGGATCTGCCCGTAATAGCAGTCAGTTCTATCGCGCACAGTCGTTCATCGACCTCGAAACACCCTTCTGGCAAACGTCTGTTTGAGATTGCCGATCTGACGATTGACAACTGCAATCCGCCGGGCGATGCTGTCGTGGAAATTCCAAATTTAGCGTATCCTGTCGGTCCCACCTCCAGCATCGGTACACTGACCATTGTGAATGCTATGAAATGTCAAGTCGCTGAACTGCTGACGGCGCGTGCGAAACCACCGGTCGTACTGACGGGTGCGCATTTCCTCGGACTTGAAGAATCAGCAAAACAGATTGAACGGGCTTATGACGATTACAAGGCACGCGCCCAGAGAAGTTGA
- the rnhC gene encoding ribonuclease HIII produces MDTIHNWDAWIGTDEAGKGDYFGPLVVAAVYVDAACRETLSTLGITDGKKLSNRRIQRLAELMHNDYEAYIVVVEKMPTDYNTLYNDLRRRGQNLNHLLASLHREAIETLATRVGAKHVLVDKFSKNDLIKQQTDDERHRKIKIIQEPKAERDIAVAAASIIARDTFLKRMEVLSEKYEIRLPRGAYQVIDAGREFIRLHGSNALGDVAKLHFSLTDAVLRKQVFF; encoded by the coding sequence ATGGACACCATACACAATTGGGATGCCTGGATTGGCACAGATGAAGCCGGAAAAGGCGATTATTTTGGTCCGCTTGTTGTCGCAGCCGTTTATGTAGACGCAGCGTGTCGCGAAACCCTTTCGACTCTCGGTATCACTGATGGGAAAAAGCTATCGAACCGACGCATCCAACGCCTCGCTGAACTGATGCACAATGACTATGAGGCGTATATCGTTGTTGTTGAAAAAATGCCGACCGACTACAATACCCTTTATAACGATCTCCGTAGGCGTGGACAAAACTTAAATCACTTACTCGCCTCCCTTCATAGAGAAGCCATCGAGACATTGGCAACCCGGGTAGGGGCGAAACATGTACTTGTTGACAAATTCTCTAAAAATGACCTTATCAAACAACAAACAGATGATGAACGACACCGAAAAATAAAAATAATCCAGGAGCCAAAAGCGGAACGTGATATCGCTGTTGCTGCAGCCTCTATTATTGCTCGTGACACTTTTCTAAAGCGGATGGAAGTACTGTCTGAAAAATATGAGATACGTCTACCAAGAGGTGCATATCAAGTTATTGATGCGGGTAGAGAATTTATTCGATTGCATGGAAGCAATGCTCTGGGAGATGTCGCGAAACTTCATTTTAGTTTGACAGATGCTGTCCTTCGTAAACAAGTTTTCTTTTAA
- the yqeK gene encoding bis(5'-nucleosyl)-tetraphosphatase (symmetrical) YqeK: MDLQGTSNNILNLQNNRAASTLEMLRAHPKSVEIQEYLSAKLSVERLQHVLSVQEMAVDLARAHKADVWHVNLAALLHDSAKWMNPERLYREVERYGIRLDPIEKLNPSLLHSLVGAELARERFKVTECEVLEAIRNHTTGNPSMCLISQVLYVADFAEPMRTYKAAHVVRKFAYINLERAVHHVARAQIERLLQKGGMIHPNTLRTYNKMFANVSS, encoded by the coding sequence ATGGACTTGCAAGGAACATCTAACAACATTCTAAATCTACAAAATAATCGGGCAGCTTCTACATTAGAAATGCTCCGAGCACACCCAAAGTCGGTTGAAATTCAAGAGTACCTCTCAGCAAAACTGAGTGTGGAACGCCTTCAGCACGTTCTCTCTGTCCAAGAGATGGCGGTTGACTTAGCACGGGCGCACAAAGCGGATGTCTGGCACGTCAACCTTGCTGCACTGCTACACGACAGTGCAAAGTGGATGAACCCCGAGAGGTTATATAGGGAAGTAGAACGTTACGGAATTCGCCTTGATCCGATTGAGAAATTGAATCCATCCCTTTTGCATTCGCTTGTTGGCGCGGAACTGGCAAGAGAGAGGTTTAAGGTAACCGAGTGTGAAGTCCTTGAGGCGATTCGCAATCATACAACCGGTAACCCGTCAATGTGCCTTATTTCGCAAGTGCTATACGTTGCAGACTTTGCAGAACCGATGCGCACATACAAGGCAGCGCATGTTGTTAGAAAATTTGCATACATAAATTTAGAACGGGCAGTGCATCATGTCGCGCGTGCACAGATTGAACGTCTCCTGCAAAAAGGAGGAATGATTCATCCGAACACGCTTCGGACATATAACAAAATGTTTGCTAATGTTAGTAGTTAG
- the rsfS gene encoding ribosome silencing factor → MAEHNTLEIVKAAASAAMSRRAQDGVILDLRELDCFTDFFAIFSGVSDIQVEGISQAVLEELETNWEQRPWHQEGERKADWILLDYVDFVVHVFLAERRAYYNLERLWAEAGRIELPELAMPAHLESLSDEASEGRIDPDGALVFGGHEEGVSEE, encoded by the coding sequence ATGGCAGAACACAACACATTAGAGATAGTAAAAGCCGCGGCTTCTGCCGCGATGAGCCGACGTGCACAAGATGGTGTTATCCTTGACCTGCGTGAGCTTGATTGTTTCACAGACTTTTTTGCAATCTTCAGCGGCGTTTCCGATATCCAGGTCGAAGGTATTTCGCAAGCTGTTCTTGAAGAACTTGAAACGAATTGGGAACAGCGTCCTTGGCACCAAGAGGGCGAGCGTAAAGCGGATTGGATTCTATTGGACTATGTTGATTTCGTCGTCCATGTTTTTCTCGCTGAGAGACGCGCCTACTATAACCTTGAGCGCTTATGGGCTGAAGCAGGACGAATTGAATTGCCGGAATTAGCGATGCCTGCACACTTGGAATCTCTATCAGATGAGGCATCGGAGGGGCGTATAGACCCGGATGGCGCATTGGTCTTCGGGGGGCATGAGGAAGGGGTGTCTGAGGAATAG
- the yacG gene encoding DNA gyrase inhibitor YacG encodes MQHTCSICGTVYDFVWKEGTPLPKNFPFCSARCKAADLAKWLNEEYTIRTPLPSVILSNTERELLIELGMDPDDDDG; translated from the coding sequence ATGCAACACACATGCAGTATATGCGGAACAGTTTACGATTTTGTGTGGAAAGAAGGGACACCTCTACCGAAAAATTTTCCGTTCTGTAGCGCACGGTGCAAGGCAGCGGATCTGGCTAAATGGCTGAATGAAGAGTACACCATTCGTACCCCCTTGCCGAGTGTGATATTGTCGAATACCGAGCGGGAACTCCTTATCGAATTGGGAATGGACCCCGACGATGATGACGGCTAA
- a CDS encoding iron-containing alcohol dehydrogenase, whose product MLQDDCSYDKIGRLPSIVKCAFADINEKRDAVVLTTEPAWAVVNGIAVRPKQLIYVDGNTSAYMATLAEACEGEVIYGIGGGLAIDAAKYVASTNELPLVALPTILSTDAFLTDATGVRENGCVRYLSSKAPDTVIIDMDLLCNAPASMRASGAADVLSIATAMWDWQEAEKMGENLPGQQITPQTIDIGATLLQTLLDNAREIGRGTPAGLKLLLDLLCMEVQLCYLCGHSRVEEGSEHHFVYAIENRLTSDKQISVESTHGDEETVLHGELVGLGILLMAALQSQPSWTQYRHALECLQINYRLPGLSTDAIAETLIGLSNYVSEHQLPYTVATTLRITPDIAERTIKTVLN is encoded by the coding sequence ATGTTGCAAGATGATTGTTCTTATGACAAAATTGGACGGCTACCGAGCATTGTCAAATGCGCGTTTGCTGATATTAACGAAAAACGCGATGCTGTCGTTTTGACAACGGAACCCGCATGGGCAGTTGTCAATGGAATTGCCGTACGCCCGAAACAACTTATCTATGTTGATGGGAACACAAGCGCGTATATGGCTACGCTCGCCGAAGCGTGTGAAGGCGAAGTGATCTACGGCATCGGCGGAGGTCTGGCAATTGACGCTGCTAAATACGTTGCATCGACAAACGAACTTCCTTTAGTTGCGCTTCCTACTATCCTGTCAACGGATGCTTTTCTCACTGATGCGACAGGTGTTAGAGAAAATGGGTGTGTTCGCTATCTCTCTTCAAAGGCACCGGATACTGTTATTATAGACATGGATCTTTTGTGCAACGCGCCTGCGTCAATGCGTGCGAGTGGTGCTGCGGATGTCCTCTCAATTGCAACGGCGATGTGGGATTGGCAAGAAGCCGAAAAAATGGGTGAGAACCTACCCGGTCAGCAAATTACACCGCAAACTATTGACATAGGTGCTACCCTCCTTCAAACGCTTCTGGATAACGCACGGGAGATTGGCCGCGGAACACCTGCGGGTCTGAAACTTCTGCTTGACCTACTTTGTATGGAGGTTCAACTCTGTTATCTGTGCGGACATAGCCGCGTTGAAGAGGGAAGCGAACACCATTTTGTCTATGCAATTGAGAACCGTCTAACATCTGATAAACAGATAAGTGTGGAAAGTACGCATGGAGATGAAGAGACTGTTTTACACGGGGAGCTCGTAGGACTCGGCATCTTGTTGATGGCTGCCTTGCAATCTCAACCCTCTTGGACGCAGTACCGTCACGCGTTGGAGTGCTTACAGATTAACTACCGACTCCCTGGTCTCTCTACTGATGCGATTGCTGAGACCCTTATTGGTTTATCCAACTATGTCAGTGAACATCAACTACCCTACACCGTTGCGACGACATTGCGAATTACGCCTGATATCGCCGAACGAACTATAAAAACTGTATTGAATTAA
- a CDS encoding sulfatase-like hydrolase/transferase produces MNTSDRPNILWISIEDTTPRFGCYGDTLARTPNIDRLAAGGCRFPNAFSTAGVCAPSRSAIITGMYQTSIGTHHMRTAHTNQHTPNMPTPYSAVPPPYVKTFTEYLRGAGYYCTNNSKTDYQFTPPITAWDVCDNTGHWRNREAGQPFFSVFNPTVTHESGMWEREDRPLTTTTNPDDVELPPYLPDTPKARQALARQYDNLATADARVGELLDQLEEDGLAENTIVFLWSDHGEGLPRGKRWPYDAGIRIPLIVRWPDTLTAGSVSEQLVSLIDLGPTVLSLCGVEAPEHLQGQPFLGAEKVEREYIFATRDRYDESYDMVRAVRNKGYKYIRNYYPEKPYLLWIPYRNRHPVMQEMWRLYAAGELEGDQAVMFRYPRPAEELYNVENDRYELNNLAADPEHHAVLEQMRGALSQWQSDFGDMGDISEEQMVAQWYPDGTQPQTAAPIFIPINAEQPGTTVANEDGEWSAPLVLQLHCSTHGASIAYTTEQGEDAQWRLYTEPLRIPEGETTVRAKAIRIGYLESEERTIHLKVS; encoded by the coding sequence ATGAATACATCAGATCGTCCAAATATCCTCTGGATCTCTATAGAGGACACAACGCCTCGCTTCGGTTGTTACGGGGACACACTTGCGCGTACGCCGAATATTGATCGACTCGCTGCGGGCGGATGCCGGTTCCCAAATGCGTTTTCGACTGCTGGAGTCTGCGCTCCGAGCCGTTCTGCAATTATTACGGGTATGTATCAAACCTCAATCGGTACACACCACATGCGAACAGCACATACAAACCAGCACACACCGAACATGCCGACTCCATATTCAGCAGTACCACCGCCTTACGTTAAAACCTTTACCGAATATCTCAGAGGGGCCGGTTACTATTGCACGAATAATAGCAAGACCGACTATCAGTTTACGCCACCAATCACAGCATGGGATGTGTGTGATAACACAGGTCACTGGCGAAATCGTGAAGCGGGACAACCGTTTTTTTCAGTTTTCAATCCGACTGTTACACACGAAAGCGGTATGTGGGAACGGGAAGATCGTCCGCTGACTACAACTACGAATCCTGATGATGTAGAGTTACCGCCGTACCTACCGGATACACCGAAAGCGCGACAGGCACTGGCGCGTCAATACGACAACCTTGCGACTGCCGATGCTCGCGTCGGTGAACTTTTAGATCAATTGGAAGAGGACGGACTTGCGGAGAATACTATCGTTTTCCTCTGGAGTGACCACGGTGAAGGACTCCCACGCGGAAAACGGTGGCCCTATGATGCGGGTATCCGCATACCCTTAATTGTGCGGTGGCCCGATACGCTCACTGCTGGCAGTGTCAGCGAACAATTGGTAAGTCTGATTGATCTCGGTCCAACAGTGCTCTCGCTCTGTGGTGTAGAAGCACCTGAACATCTACAGGGACAGCCCTTCCTTGGAGCAGAAAAGGTTGAACGCGAATACATCTTCGCCACGCGCGACCGGTACGACGAATCTTACGATATGGTGCGCGCTGTGCGTAACAAAGGGTATAAATATATCAGAAATTATTATCCTGAAAAACCGTATCTGCTCTGGATTCCCTATCGCAACCGGCATCCGGTCATGCAAGAGATGTGGCGGTTGTATGCAGCGGGTGAACTTGAAGGGGATCAGGCGGTTATGTTCCGTTACCCGCGCCCTGCTGAAGAGCTTTACAACGTTGAAAACGATCGGTATGAGTTGAACAATCTGGCGGCAGATCCTGAACATCATGCTGTGTTGGAACAGATGCGGGGTGCGCTGTCGCAATGGCAGTCTGATTTTGGCGATATGGGGGATATATCCGAAGAGCAGATGGTGGCGCAGTGGTATCCTGACGGCACACAACCGCAAACAGCGGCTCCTATTTTTATCCCGATTAATGCCGAACAACCCGGGACAACGGTAGCAAACGAGGATGGCGAGTGGTCGGCTCCGCTCGTTTTGCAACTTCACTGCTCTACTCATGGCGCATCAATTGCTTACACGACTGAGCAAGGTGAGGACGCACAGTGGCGATTGTATACCGAACCGCTACGTATACCGGAAGGCGAAACCACCGTGCGAGCGAAAGCAATCCGCATCGGCTACCTTGAAAGCGAAGAAAGAACGATTCATCTTAAAGTTTCATAA